Proteins from a genomic interval of Aquabacterium sp. J223:
- the argH gene encoding argininosuccinate lyase, producing MSSNQLDKKSEAWSALFSEPMSELVQRYTASVFFDQRLWRADIAGSLAHAEMLAAQGLISADDHAAIRRGMAQITEDIEAGRFDWKLALEDVHLNIEARLTQLVGDAGKRLHTGRSRNDQVATDVRLWLRDEIDAIGTLLAALQTALVDLAEQQAETILPGFTHLQVAQPVSFGHHLLAYVEMFSRDAERFADARKRVNRLPLGAAALAGTSYPLDRERVAKTLGMDGVCQNSLDAVSDRDFAIEFTSAATLTMVHISRFSEELILWMSQNFGFIDIADRFCTGSSIMPQKKNPDVPELARGKTGRVVGHLMGLVTLMKGQPLAYNKDNQEDKEPLFDTVDTLKDTLRIFAEMVGGITVKPEAMERAALKGYATATDLADYLVKKGLPFRDAHEVVAHAVKQAIADGRDLAELPLATLQGFHPSIGEDVFEVLSLRGSLNARALTGGTAPAQVRAQVARHRARLAG from the coding sequence ATGTCGTCCAACCAACTCGACAAGAAGTCCGAAGCCTGGTCCGCGCTGTTCTCCGAACCGATGAGCGAGCTGGTGCAGCGCTACACCGCCAGCGTCTTCTTCGACCAGCGGCTGTGGCGGGCGGACATCGCCGGCTCGCTGGCGCATGCCGAGATGCTGGCCGCGCAGGGCCTGATCAGCGCCGATGACCACGCCGCCATCCGGCGCGGCATGGCACAGATCACCGAGGACATCGAGGCCGGCCGCTTCGACTGGAAGCTGGCGCTGGAGGACGTGCACCTGAACATCGAGGCGCGGCTGACCCAGCTGGTGGGCGACGCCGGCAAGCGGCTGCACACCGGCCGCTCGCGCAACGACCAGGTGGCCACCGACGTGCGGCTGTGGCTGCGCGACGAGATCGACGCCATCGGCACGCTGCTGGCCGCGCTGCAGACCGCGCTGGTGGACCTGGCCGAGCAGCAGGCCGAGACCATCCTGCCCGGCTTCACCCACCTGCAGGTGGCTCAGCCGGTGAGCTTCGGCCACCACCTGCTGGCGTACGTGGAGATGTTCTCGCGCGACGCCGAGCGTTTTGCCGACGCCCGCAAGCGGGTGAACCGCCTGCCGCTGGGCGCCGCCGCGCTGGCCGGCACGAGTTACCCGCTGGACCGGGAGCGGGTGGCGAAGACACTCGGCATGGACGGCGTGTGCCAGAACAGCCTGGACGCGGTGAGCGACCGCGACTTCGCCATCGAGTTCACCTCGGCCGCCACGCTGACCATGGTGCACATCAGCCGCTTCAGCGAGGAGCTGATCCTGTGGATGAGCCAGAACTTCGGCTTCATCGACATCGCCGACCGCTTCTGCACCGGCTCGTCGATCATGCCGCAGAAGAAAAACCCCGACGTGCCCGAACTGGCCCGCGGCAAGACCGGCCGCGTGGTCGGCCACCTGATGGGCCTGGTGACCCTGATGAAGGGCCAGCCGCTGGCCTACAACAAGGACAACCAGGAGGACAAGGAGCCGCTGTTCGACACGGTGGACACCCTGAAGGACACGCTGCGCATCTTTGCCGAGATGGTGGGCGGCATCACGGTCAAGCCCGAAGCGATGGAGCGCGCGGCGCTGAAGGGTTACGCCACCGCCACCGACCTGGCCGACTACCTGGTGAAGAAGGGCCTGCCCTTCCGCGACGCGCACGAGGTGGTGGCGCATGCCGTCAAGCAGGCGATCGCCGACGGCCGCGACCTGGCCGAACTGCCGCTGGCCACGCTGCAGGGCTTCCACCCCAGCATCGGCGAGGACGTGTTCGAGGTGCTGTCGCTGCGCGGCTCGCTGAACGCCCGCGCGCTCACCGGCGGGACGGCGCCGGCGCAGGTGCGCGCCCAGGTGGCGCGGCACCGGGCGCGCCTGGCCGGCTGA
- a CDS encoding tryptophan--tRNA ligase, whose translation MSERVLTGITTTGTPHLGNYVGAIRPSVAASREPGVQSFFFLADYHALIKCDDPARIARSRLEIAATWLACGLDPARVTFYRQSDIPEIPELTWLLTCVCPKGLMNRAHAYKAATDANEAAGQEPDDGVSMGLFSYPILMAADILLFNAHRVPVGRDQVQHIEMARDMAQRFNHLFGAGRELFVLPRAEIEEDVATLPGLDGRKMSKSYDNTIPLFAGGAAALKDAIARIVTDSRAPGEPKEPDGSALVMVHDAFATPDERAAFHAELRAGLAWGEAKQRLVALVERHIGPMRERYVELMARPDRIEDILQAGAAKARAVARPLLDELREAVGLRPATAADTGGAAPAKPRAEALAAFKQYREADGRFYFKLVAADGALLLQSTGFDNGRDAGAWVKRLKAEGAAALAEAPLDRAQGDLAAAAAALDALAAAEAAA comes from the coding sequence ATGTCCGAACGCGTCCTCACCGGCATCACCACCACCGGCACGCCCCACCTGGGCAACTACGTCGGGGCCATCCGGCCGTCGGTCGCGGCCAGCCGCGAGCCGGGTGTGCAGAGCTTCTTCTTCCTGGCCGACTACCACGCGCTGATCAAGTGCGACGACCCGGCGCGCATCGCCCGCTCGCGGCTGGAGATCGCGGCCACCTGGCTGGCCTGCGGGCTGGACCCGGCGCGCGTCACCTTCTACCGGCAGAGCGACATCCCCGAGATCCCGGAGCTGACCTGGCTGCTGACCTGCGTCTGCCCCAAGGGGCTGATGAACCGGGCCCATGCCTACAAGGCCGCCACCGACGCCAACGAGGCCGCCGGCCAGGAGCCGGACGACGGCGTCAGCATGGGCCTGTTCAGCTACCCCATCCTGATGGCCGCCGACATCCTGCTGTTCAACGCGCACCGGGTGCCGGTGGGCCGCGACCAGGTGCAGCACATCGAGATGGCGCGCGACATGGCGCAGCGCTTCAACCACCTGTTCGGCGCCGGCCGCGAGCTCTTCGTGCTGCCGCGCGCCGAGATCGAGGAAGACGTGGCGACGCTGCCGGGGCTCGACGGCCGCAAGATGTCGAAGAGCTACGACAACACCATCCCGCTGTTCGCGGGCGGCGCGGCGGCGCTGAAGGACGCGATCGCGCGCATCGTCACCGACTCGCGCGCGCCCGGCGAGCCGAAGGAGCCCGACGGCAGCGCGCTGGTCATGGTGCACGACGCCTTCGCCACGCCGGACGAGCGCGCCGCCTTCCACGCCGAGCTGCGCGCCGGCCTGGCCTGGGGCGAGGCCAAGCAGCGGCTGGTGGCCCTGGTCGAGCGGCACATCGGCCCGATGCGCGAGCGCTATGTCGAGCTGATGGCCCGGCCCGACCGCATCGAGGACATCCTTCAGGCCGGCGCCGCCAAGGCGCGCGCGGTGGCACGGCCGCTGCTGGACGAGCTGCGCGAGGCGGTGGGGCTGCGCCCCGCCACCGCCGCCGACACCGGCGGCGCCGCGCCGGCCAAGCCCCGGGCCGAAGCGCTGGCCGCCTTCAAGCAGTACCGCGAGGCCGACGGCCGCTTCTACTTCAAGCTGGTGGCCGCCGACGGCGCGCTGCTGCTGCAGAGCACCGGCTTCGACAACGGCCGCGACGCCGGCGCCTGGGTCAAGCGGCTGAAGGCCGAGGGCGCCGCGGCGCTGGCGGAGGCGCCGCTCGACCGGGCGCAGGGCGACCTGGCCGCGGCGGCCGCTGCCCTCGACGCGCTGGCCGCTGCCGAGGCGGCGGCCTGA
- a CDS encoding RsmB/NOP family class I SAM-dependent RNA methyltransferase has protein sequence MHPKALLALAADLVARLQKLDAPADGTVSTFFREQRGLGPRERHTLAETAYAVLRQRLRWQHLAQGGPGPMERRLALLAWQGDEGFLAVALNPDEAAWRRQALAVDPATLAPKLRHNLPDWIAQPLQARLGEADFMALADALLQPAPLDLRVNVQKAKREAVQQALAEAGIAAEPTPFSPWGLRVPGKPALQKLDVFTRGEVEVQDEGSQLLALLVAPKRGEMVVDFCAGAGGKTLALGAAMRSTGRLYAFDVSGHRLEAMKPRLARSGLSNVHPVQIAHERDDRVKRLAGKVDRVLVDAPCTGLGTLRRNPDLKWRQSPQALAELTQKQAAILASAARLLKSGGRLVYSTCSLLAPENEAIAEAFGAAHRDFRPLPAADLLAQAQVGEAASLVDGDVLRLWPHRHGTDGFFAAAWQRA, from the coding sequence GTGCACCCCAAGGCCCTGCTGGCGCTGGCCGCCGACCTGGTCGCGCGCCTCCAGAAGCTGGACGCGCCGGCCGACGGCACCGTCTCCACCTTCTTCCGCGAGCAGCGCGGCCTCGGCCCGCGCGAGCGCCACACCCTGGCCGAGACCGCCTACGCCGTGCTGCGCCAGCGCCTGCGCTGGCAGCACCTGGCCCAGGGCGGCCCGGGCCCGATGGAGCGGCGGCTGGCGCTGCTGGCCTGGCAGGGCGACGAGGGGTTCCTGGCCGTCGCGCTGAACCCCGACGAAGCGGCCTGGCGGCGCCAGGCGCTGGCCGTCGACCCCGCCACGCTGGCGCCCAAGCTGCGCCACAACCTGCCCGACTGGATCGCCCAGCCGCTGCAGGCCCGGCTGGGCGAGGCCGACTTCATGGCGCTGGCCGACGCCCTGCTGCAACCGGCGCCGCTGGACCTGCGGGTCAACGTGCAGAAGGCCAAGCGCGAGGCGGTGCAGCAGGCGCTGGCCGAGGCCGGCATCGCGGCCGAGCCCACGCCGTTCTCGCCCTGGGGCCTGCGGGTGCCGGGCAAGCCGGCGCTGCAGAAGCTCGACGTCTTCACCCGCGGCGAGGTCGAGGTGCAGGACGAGGGCAGCCAGCTGCTGGCGCTGCTGGTGGCGCCGAAGCGCGGCGAGATGGTGGTCGACTTCTGCGCCGGCGCCGGCGGCAAGACGCTGGCGCTCGGCGCGGCCATGCGCAGCACCGGCCGGCTGTACGCCTTCGACGTCTCCGGCCACCGGCTGGAGGCGATGAAGCCGCGGCTGGCGCGCAGCGGCCTGTCCAACGTGCACCCGGTGCAGATCGCCCACGAGCGCGACGACCGCGTCAAGCGGCTGGCCGGCAAGGTCGATCGGGTGCTGGTCGACGCGCCCTGCACCGGCCTGGGCACGCTGCGCCGCAACCCCGACCTGAAGTGGCGCCAGTCGCCGCAGGCGCTGGCCGAGCTGACGCAGAAGCAGGCCGCCATCCTGGCCAGCGCCGCCCGGCTGCTGAAGTCCGGCGGCCGGCTGGTCTATTCCACCTGCAGCCTGCTGGCGCCGGAGAACGAGGCCATCGCCGAGGCCTTCGGCGCCGCGCACCGCGACTTCCGGCCGCTGCCCGCCGCCGACCTGCTGGCGCAGGCGCAGGTGGGCGAGGCGGCCTCGCTGGTCGACGGCGACGTCCTGCGGCTGTGGCCGCACCGCCACGGCACCGACGGGTTCTTCGCCGCCGCCTGGCAGCGGGCGTGA
- a CDS encoding acyl-CoA desaturase codes for MNELSTVWAALVDWLAHGVVDANWWQLVLITLALTHVTIASVTIFLHRAQAHRALDIAPAASHFFRFWLWLTTGMVTKEWVAIHRKHHAKCETEDDPHSPQTRGIKAVLLTGSEMYRAEAKNQETLAKFSHGVPNDWIERNLYSRYTWQGVGLMLILDLFLFGAVGLTVWAVQMLWIPITAAGIINGIGHWWGYRNFEAADASTNVSPWGILIGGEELHNNHHTYPTSAKLSVKPYEFDIAWGYIKALEFIGQAKVRKTAPQLKLGDVRPVADDKTLEALIAHRYEVMASYGKALKRSCAEELARLKAQGGKTAAQASELRLAKRWLHRDEDKIPHGVKPQVARVAAEHATLGKLVAMREELRLIWTRTNASADQLVHDLQAWCKKAEESGIAALQEFSLKLRAARA; via the coding sequence ATGAACGAACTCTCTACGGTGTGGGCTGCGCTGGTCGACTGGCTGGCCCACGGCGTTGTCGACGCCAACTGGTGGCAGCTGGTGCTGATCACCCTGGCGCTGACCCACGTCACCATCGCGTCGGTGACGATCTTCCTGCACCGCGCCCAGGCGCACCGGGCGCTGGACATCGCGCCGGCCGCCTCGCACTTCTTCCGCTTCTGGCTGTGGCTGACCACCGGCATGGTGACCAAGGAGTGGGTCGCCATCCACCGCAAGCACCACGCCAAGTGCGAGACCGAGGACGACCCGCACAGCCCGCAGACCCGCGGCATCAAGGCCGTGCTGCTGACCGGCAGCGAGATGTACCGCGCCGAGGCGAAGAACCAGGAGACGCTGGCCAAGTTCAGCCACGGCGTGCCCAACGACTGGATCGAGCGCAACCTGTACAGCCGCTACACCTGGCAGGGCGTGGGCCTGATGCTGATCCTCGACCTGTTCCTGTTCGGCGCCGTCGGCCTGACGGTGTGGGCGGTGCAGATGCTGTGGATCCCCATCACCGCCGCCGGCATCATCAACGGCATCGGCCACTGGTGGGGCTACCGCAACTTCGAGGCGGCCGACGCCAGCACCAACGTCTCGCCCTGGGGCATCCTCATCGGCGGCGAGGAGCTGCACAACAACCACCACACCTACCCGACCAGCGCCAAGCTGTCGGTCAAGCCGTACGAGTTCGACATCGCCTGGGGCTACATCAAGGCGCTGGAGTTCATCGGCCAGGCCAAGGTGCGCAAGACCGCGCCCCAGCTGAAGCTGGGCGACGTGCGCCCGGTGGCCGACGACAAGACGCTGGAGGCGCTGATCGCCCACCGCTACGAGGTGATGGCGAGCTACGGCAAGGCGCTCAAGCGCAGCTGCGCCGAGGAGCTGGCGCGGCTGAAGGCCCAGGGCGGCAAGACGGCGGCACAGGCCTCCGAGCTGCGGCTGGCCAAGCGCTGGCTGCACCGCGACGAGGACAAGATCCCGCACGGCGTGAAGCCGCAGGTGGCCCGCGTCGCCGCCGAGCACGCCACGCTGGGCAAGCTGGTCGCCATGCGCGAGGAGCTGCGCCTCATCTGGACCCGCACCAACGCGTCGGCCGACCAGCTGGTGCACGACCTGCAGGCCTGGTGCAAGAAGGCCGAGGAAAGCGGCATCGCCGCGCTGCAGGAGTTCTCGCTGAAGCTGCGGGCGGCCAGGGCCTGA
- a CDS encoding response regulator transcription factor has protein sequence MTHHRLLLIDDDARLAGMVGDYLRGAGFEVDVAGTVQAGRERLAGGGYDALVLDLMLPDGDGLSLTQALRADPRTRRLPLLMLTARGEPTDRVVGLELGADDYLPKPFEPRELLARVRSLLRRAQPEAADAAPAERLRFGRLEIDTGARSVRVGERDCDLTAHQYELLLVLARHAGRVMSRDQIMDALRGHPQEAFDRSIDVHVSRIRAAIEDDPKNPRRVLTVRGAGYLFAKKQDE, from the coding sequence ATGACCCACCACCGCCTGCTGCTCATCGACGACGACGCCCGCCTGGCCGGCATGGTGGGCGACTACCTGCGCGGCGCCGGCTTCGAGGTCGACGTCGCCGGCACGGTGCAGGCCGGCCGCGAGCGGCTGGCGGGCGGCGGCTACGACGCGCTGGTGCTCGACCTCATGCTGCCCGACGGCGACGGCCTGTCGCTGACGCAGGCGCTGCGCGCCGACCCGAGGACGCGGCGGCTGCCGCTGCTCATGCTCACCGCCCGCGGCGAGCCGACCGACCGCGTGGTCGGCCTCGAGCTGGGCGCCGACGACTACCTGCCCAAGCCCTTCGAGCCGCGCGAGCTGCTGGCCCGCGTGCGCTCGCTGCTGCGCCGGGCCCAGCCCGAGGCCGCCGACGCCGCGCCGGCGGAGCGCCTGCGCTTCGGCCGGCTGGAGATCGACACCGGCGCGCGCAGCGTGCGCGTCGGCGAGCGCGACTGCGACCTCACCGCGCACCAGTACGAGCTGCTGCTGGTGCTGGCCCGCCACGCCGGCCGGGTGATGAGCCGCGACCAGATCATGGACGCCCTGCGCGGCCACCCGCAGGAGGCCTTCGACCGCTCGATCGACGTGCACGTCTCGCGCATTCGCGCCGCCATCGAGGACGACCCGAAGAACCCCCGCCGCGTGCTCACCGTGCGCGGCGCCGGCTACCTCTTCGCCAAGAAGCAAGACGAATGA
- a CDS encoding DUF3717 domain-containing protein, translating into MAGIHIADIEAAINWWRERSPSPDGVKAAPEVRALAEVYALMVYYHEALCDEASMPKKAKDAWLAWYATTPDAPCIAICSTSQGDDTCKGCGRSFEEVQHWPSYSPGEKRAVWHRIVREGTAWRFNRYAERAQKASGEDHPDPASLNLAPAGTGGPT; encoded by the coding sequence ATGGCCGGCATCCACATCGCCGACATCGAGGCCGCCATCAACTGGTGGCGCGAGCGCTCGCCCTCGCCCGACGGCGTCAAGGCCGCGCCCGAGGTGCGGGCGCTGGCCGAGGTCTACGCCCTGATGGTCTATTACCACGAGGCGCTGTGCGACGAGGCCAGCATGCCGAAGAAGGCCAAGGACGCCTGGCTGGCCTGGTACGCCACCACGCCCGACGCGCCGTGCATCGCCATCTGCTCGACCAGCCAGGGCGACGACACCTGCAAGGGCTGCGGCCGCAGCTTCGAGGAGGTGCAGCACTGGCCGTCCTACAGCCCCGGCGAGAAGCGTGCGGTGTGGCACCGCATCGTGCGCGAGGGCACGGCCTGGCGCTTCAACCGCTACGCCGAGCGGGCGCAGAAGGCCTCCGGCGAGGACCACCCGGACCCGGCGAGCCTCAACCTCGCGCCAGCCGGCACCGGCGGACCGACGTGA
- a CDS encoding ATP-binding protein yields MKSLYLRIYLTVVAVLGVFALIAGGLAQNRLDQERERLGQFASERVQAWAALIENSLPPADAPLDEQRDALLDWAQRLRLPLALDDRRGLRIATSEAYSRREADAGPGARAPLRVALSDGRALWLFRPWPRRDREPRAFGPGPGPGDAGPVPRADDGRPPGPPPGLLAGWWWRAGGAGIAVGLVLLFIAIAAGAWPVVRRLTRRLERLQRGVEAFGAGDLKHRVAVDGRDEVAALAGSFNRAAGRIEQLLASHRSLLANASHELRSPLARLKMALALLDDDVLPAEGRQRLRSEVAANIAELDALVEEVLLASRLDSAAQPLSRAPVDLVALAAEEAARAGAELEADPGLAPLDGDERLLRRALRNLLDNGRRYGGEALAVTLTRRGAVVECRVCDRGPGVPEDMRERIFEPFFRLPGHAEQAGGVGLGLSLVRQIARAHGGEVRCEAREGGGSCFVLGLPG; encoded by the coding sequence GTGAAGTCCCTGTACCTGCGCATCTACCTCACGGTGGTGGCCGTGCTCGGCGTGTTCGCGCTGATCGCCGGCGGGCTGGCGCAGAACCGGCTCGACCAGGAGCGGGAGCGGCTGGGCCAGTTCGCCAGCGAGCGGGTACAGGCCTGGGCGGCGCTGATCGAGAACAGCCTGCCGCCGGCCGACGCGCCGCTGGACGAGCAGCGCGACGCCCTGCTCGACTGGGCGCAGCGGCTGCGCCTGCCGCTGGCGCTGGACGACCGGCGCGGTCTGCGCATCGCCACCTCGGAGGCCTACAGCCGCCGCGAGGCCGACGCCGGCCCCGGCGCCCGGGCGCCGCTGCGGGTGGCGTTGAGCGACGGCCGGGCGCTGTGGCTTTTCCGGCCGTGGCCCCGTCGCGACCGCGAGCCGCGCGCCTTCGGTCCGGGCCCCGGGCCGGGCGATGCCGGGCCGGTCCCGCGCGCCGACGACGGCCGGCCGCCCGGACCGCCGCCCGGCCTGCTGGCCGGCTGGTGGTGGAGGGCCGGCGGTGCCGGCATCGCCGTCGGGCTGGTGCTGCTGTTCATCGCCATCGCCGCCGGCGCCTGGCCGGTGGTGCGGCGGCTGACCCGCCGGCTGGAGCGGCTGCAGCGCGGCGTCGAGGCCTTCGGCGCCGGCGACCTGAAACACCGGGTGGCGGTGGACGGCCGCGACGAGGTGGCCGCGCTGGCCGGCAGCTTCAACCGGGCCGCCGGCCGCATCGAGCAGCTGCTGGCCTCGCACCGCTCGCTGCTCGCCAACGCCAGCCACGAGCTGCGCTCGCCGCTGGCGCGGCTGAAGATGGCGCTGGCGCTGCTCGACGACGACGTCCTGCCGGCCGAGGGCCGCCAGCGCCTGCGCAGCGAGGTGGCGGCCAACATCGCCGAGCTCGACGCGCTGGTCGAGGAGGTGCTGCTCGCCAGCCGGCTCGACAGCGCCGCGCAGCCGCTGTCGCGCGCGCCGGTGGACCTGGTCGCGCTCGCCGCGGAGGAGGCCGCCCGCGCCGGCGCCGAACTCGAGGCCGACCCCGGCCTGGCCCCGCTGGACGGCGACGAGCGCCTGCTGCGCCGCGCGCTGCGCAACCTGCTCGACAACGGCCGCCGCTACGGCGGCGAGGCGCTGGCGGTGACGCTGACGCGCCGGGGCGCCGTCGTCGAATGCCGGGTCTGCGACCGCGGCCCCGGCGTGCCCGAGGACATGCGCGAGCGCATCTTCGAGCCCTTCTTCCGCCTGCCCGGCCATGCCGAGCAGGCCGGCGGCGTGGGCCTGGGCCTGTCGCTGGTGCGCCAGATCGCCCGCGCCCATGGCGGCGAGGTGCGCTGCGAAGCCCGCGAGGGCGGCGGCAGCTGCTTCGTGCTCGGCCTGCCGGGCTGA
- a CDS encoding nuclear transport factor 2 family protein: MSERNKAVLREANAAIDRGDTEAFLSHCTEDLQWTAVGEMTLSGKDAVRRWMATAYATPPQYTVDELIAEGDTLVAIGEILAQDQDGRTVPHRYCDVWRVRSGKLAELRAFVIPASAT, encoded by the coding sequence ATGTCTGAACGCAACAAGGCGGTTCTCCGGGAAGCCAACGCGGCCATCGACCGAGGCGACACCGAGGCGTTTCTGTCGCATTGCACCGAAGACCTGCAGTGGACGGCGGTGGGCGAGATGACGCTGAGCGGGAAGGACGCCGTTCGTCGGTGGATGGCGACGGCCTACGCCACCCCGCCGCAGTACACCGTCGATGAACTCATTGCCGAGGGCGACACGCTGGTGGCCATCGGCGAGATCCTGGCGCAGGACCAGGACGGACGGACCGTGCCTCACCGGTACTGCGATGTCTGGCGGGTTCGCTCGGGCAAACTGGCAGAGCTGCGGGCGTTCGTCATCCCGGCGTCCGCCACGTAG
- a CDS encoding MATE family efflux transporter, giving the protein MTVRFMEDARRLLALAWPVFIGQIAVLGFATVDTVLLARHSALDLAALAVGASAYVTVFIGLMGMVMAVGPIAGQFFGGRRYADAGEQLRQALLLALVLALPAAALLAFPQPFLWLAKAGPDVADRVRGYLLALAVAVPAALLFTAFRGFNTAVSRPKAVMALQLGGLALKVPLSALLVSGGSLGPLDVPALGVTGCGVATAIVMWTQLAAAALLTRRDRFYEPFALWSRGWPRPQRHSLGAQLRLGVPMGLAVLIEVTGFSFMALLISRLAPDQVAGHQIAANLTALLFMMPLSMAQAAGALVAQALGAGEVGRAQALGRRALRLALGIAAVAAALLALLRQPIAGLYTGDAALAASVVPLLAWVAAFHVADAAQAVSSQVLRAWRVATVPVLIYALSLWGVGLGGGWWLGRGGAGPALAGAPGFWAAGAMALVLAALALVALLRHVAARAQARQVAAPG; this is encoded by the coding sequence GTGACGGTCCGCTTCATGGAGGACGCGCGGCGGTTGCTCGCGCTGGCCTGGCCCGTCTTCATCGGCCAGATCGCGGTGCTCGGCTTCGCCACGGTGGACACCGTGCTGCTGGCCCGCCATTCGGCGCTGGACCTGGCGGCGCTGGCGGTGGGTGCGTCGGCCTACGTCACCGTCTTCATCGGGCTGATGGGCATGGTGATGGCGGTGGGGCCGATCGCCGGCCAGTTCTTCGGCGGGCGCCGGTACGCCGACGCCGGCGAGCAGCTGCGCCAGGCGCTGCTGCTGGCGCTGGTGCTGGCGCTGCCGGCGGCGGCGCTGCTGGCCTTCCCGCAGCCCTTCCTCTGGCTGGCCAAGGCCGGGCCGGACGTGGCCGACCGGGTGCGCGGCTACCTGCTGGCGCTGGCGGTGGCGGTGCCCGCCGCCCTGCTCTTCACCGCCTTCCGCGGCTTCAACACCGCGGTGTCGCGGCCGAAGGCGGTGATGGCGCTGCAACTCGGCGGGCTGGCGCTGAAGGTGCCGCTGTCGGCGCTGCTGGTGTCGGGGGGGTCGCTGGGACCGCTGGACGTGCCGGCGCTCGGTGTCACGGGCTGCGGCGTGGCCACCGCCATCGTCATGTGGACGCAGCTGGCGGCGGCGGCGCTGCTGACGCGGCGCGACCGCTTCTACGAACCCTTCGCGCTGTGGTCGCGCGGCTGGCCGCGGCCGCAGCGGCACAGCCTGGGCGCCCAGCTGCGCCTGGGGGTGCCGATGGGCCTGGCGGTGCTGATCGAGGTCACCGGCTTCTCCTTCATGGCGCTGCTCATCTCGCGGCTGGCGCCGGACCAGGTGGCCGGCCACCAGATCGCCGCCAACCTCACCGCATTGCTGTTCATGATGCCGCTGTCGATGGCGCAGGCGGCCGGTGCGCTGGTGGCGCAGGCCCTGGGCGCCGGCGAGGTCGGCCGGGCGCAGGCGCTGGGCCGGCGGGCGCTGCGGCTGGCGCTCGGCATCGCGGCGGTGGCGGCGGCACTGCTGGCCCTGCTGCGCCAGCCCATCGCCGGCCTCTACACCGGCGACGCCGCGCTGGCGGCCAGCGTGGTGCCGCTGCTGGCCTGGGTGGCGGCCTTCCATGTCGCCGATGCGGCGCAGGCGGTGTCGTCGCAGGTGCTGCGCGCCTGGCGGGTGGCCACCGTGCCGGTGCTCATCTACGCGCTGTCGCTGTGGGGCGTCGGCCTGGGCGGCGGCTGGTGGCTGGGCCGTGGCGGCGCCGGTCCGGCGCTGGCCGGCGCGCCGGGTTTCTGGGCCGCCGGCGCCATGGCGCTGGTGCTGGCGGCCCTGGCGCTGGTGGCGCTGCTGCGGCACGTGGCGGCGCGGGCGCAGGCCCGGCAGGTCGCCGCGCCGGGCTGA
- a CDS encoding cupin domain-containing protein, with amino-acid sequence MSPSPAAVQAVRPTEEVATLQRLPYFLGISGASVGAGGLSMHLVVIPPGAQAEPHVHLGYETGIYVLEGTVRTRWGQHLEHEVVSRPGEFLFVPPGVPHDATNLSTTEPARAVVARNDPAEQDKVVPYRVGPPSPGQK; translated from the coding sequence ATGTCGCCATCGCCAGCGGCCGTGCAAGCGGTGCGCCCCACCGAGGAAGTCGCCACGCTGCAGCGCCTGCCCTATTTCCTCGGCATCTCGGGCGCGTCGGTCGGGGCCGGCGGCCTGTCCATGCACCTGGTCGTCATTCCGCCCGGCGCCCAGGCGGAGCCGCATGTCCACCTGGGCTACGAGACGGGGATCTATGTGCTGGAGGGCACGGTCCGCACGCGCTGGGGCCAGCACCTCGAGCACGAGGTGGTCAGCCGGCCGGGCGAGTTCCTGTTCGTCCCGCCCGGGGTGCCGCACGACGCGACGAACCTCAGCACCACCGAGCCGGCCCGCGCGGTCGTGGCCCGCAACGACCCCGCCGAGCAGGACAAAGTGGTGCCCTACCGCGTCGGCCCTCCATCACCCGGGCAGAAATGA
- the purN gene encoding phosphoribosylglycinamide formyltransferase: MKPQRIVVLISGRGSNMAAVARACADEGWPAEVAAVIADRPEAAGLAWARDHGLHTDVVDFRRHGGDRAAFGAALAEAIDAQAPDLVLLAGFMRILTPDFVARYEGRLMNVHPSLLPAFTGLHTHRRALEAGVKWAGATVHFVTAELDHGPIVLQAAVPVRPDDDEASLAERVLAQEHRIVPRAVRWFVHGRLRLDGGAVRQLDGEPQAVVAE, encoded by the coding sequence ATGAAACCGCAGCGCATCGTCGTCCTCATCTCCGGCCGCGGCAGCAACATGGCCGCCGTGGCGCGGGCCTGCGCCGACGAGGGCTGGCCGGCCGAGGTGGCGGCGGTGATCGCCGACCGGCCGGAAGCGGCCGGCCTGGCCTGGGCCCGGGACCACGGGCTGCACACCGACGTGGTCGACTTCCGCCGCCATGGCGGCGACCGCGCCGCCTTCGGCGCCGCGCTGGCCGAGGCCATCGACGCCCAGGCGCCGGACCTGGTGCTGCTGGCCGGCTTCATGCGCATCCTCACGCCGGACTTCGTCGCCCGCTACGAGGGCCGGCTGATGAACGTGCACCCCTCGCTGCTGCCGGCCTTCACCGGCCTGCACACCCATCGGCGGGCGCTCGAGGCCGGCGTCAAGTGGGCTGGCGCGACGGTGCACTTTGTCACCGCCGAGCTGGACCACGGCCCCATCGTGCTGCAGGCGGCGGTGCCGGTGCGGCCGGATGACGACGAGGCCTCGCTGGCCGAGCGCGTGCTGGCCCAGGAACACCGGATCGTGCCGCGCGCGGTGCGCTGGTTCGTCCACGGCCGGCTGCGGCTGGACGGCGGCGCGGTGCGCCAGCTCGACGGCGAGCCGCAGGCCGTGGTGGCCGAGTAG